Proteins encoded within one genomic window of Amycolatopsis sp. 2-15:
- a CDS encoding alpha/beta hydrolase, protein MALGRKLTAVTAAATTLAALLAAPAGAARETIDWKPCPTAAGVDCGTVTVPIDWAHPGDGTIQLALARRKATDPAHRIGSILMDPGGPGGEGAGEVQDGWTLSPAITARFDTVGFDPRGVGQSSPVRCGLTEVTAPNPQLPKSVADFRRLTARNQALGTSCAKTTGPLASHVDTTSVAHDIDAIRAALGESKLTYYGTSYGTLMGQEYAETYPDRVRALVLDGTMDHSVRSTWEFLSSQTRATQEMFGQFAHWCATTASCALHGQDVRSVMAQLYSRAEHGTLGTPDDPLDPVALLGMITHAFYGPDWSGLATSMVNLRDGKPAESAFGDITVPTAFSSIFCSDWRLPVSGYGELETFRRSLGAIAPDIRFSPLAWTSATGCLGWPDTVRDPQRAPGFLGNLPVLLLNSRYDPATPYSWAQHVSRQTGAPLLTYDGWGHSAYFKNSDCMVSTTDKFLIDGVLPARGTHCAAVTPGPSKSRMDGPTY, encoded by the coding sequence ATGGCCCTGGGCAGGAAGCTGACCGCCGTCACCGCGGCGGCCACCACACTCGCGGCCCTGCTCGCCGCCCCGGCCGGCGCCGCGCGCGAGACCATCGACTGGAAACCGTGCCCCACCGCCGCCGGCGTCGACTGCGGCACCGTCACCGTCCCGATCGACTGGGCCCATCCGGGTGACGGGACGATCCAGCTCGCCCTCGCGCGGCGCAAGGCCACGGACCCCGCGCACCGCATCGGCTCCATCCTCATGGACCCCGGCGGCCCCGGCGGCGAGGGCGCGGGCGAGGTGCAGGACGGCTGGACCCTGTCGCCCGCCATCACCGCCCGCTTCGACACCGTGGGCTTCGACCCACGTGGCGTCGGGCAGAGCAGCCCCGTGCGCTGCGGCCTCACCGAGGTGACGGCTCCGAACCCACAGTTGCCGAAGAGCGTCGCCGACTTCCGCCGGCTCACCGCGCGCAACCAGGCCCTCGGCACGAGCTGCGCGAAGACCACCGGACCGCTCGCCTCGCACGTCGACACCACGAGCGTGGCCCACGACATCGACGCCATCCGCGCCGCGCTCGGCGAAAGCAAGCTGACCTACTACGGCACCTCCTACGGCACGCTCATGGGCCAGGAGTACGCCGAGACCTACCCGGACCGCGTCCGCGCGCTGGTGCTCGACGGGACGATGGACCACTCCGTGCGCAGCACCTGGGAGTTCCTGAGCTCACAGACTCGCGCGACGCAAGAGATGTTCGGCCAGTTCGCGCACTGGTGCGCCACGACCGCGTCCTGCGCGTTGCACGGCCAGGACGTGCGCTCGGTCATGGCCCAGCTCTACTCCCGCGCAGAACACGGCACCCTCGGCACCCCCGACGATCCCCTCGACCCGGTCGCGCTGCTGGGCATGATCACCCACGCCTTCTACGGCCCCGACTGGTCCGGCCTCGCCACGAGCATGGTCAACCTGCGCGACGGCAAGCCCGCCGAGTCCGCGTTCGGCGACATCACCGTGCCCACCGCGTTCAGCAGCATCTTCTGCTCCGACTGGCGCCTGCCCGTCAGCGGCTACGGCGAGCTCGAAACCTTCCGCCGTTCGCTGGGCGCCATCGCGCCGGACATCCGATTCTCCCCCTTGGCCTGGACCTCCGCCACCGGCTGCCTCGGCTGGCCCGACACCGTCCGCGACCCGCAGCGCGCACCCGGCTTCCTGGGCAACCTGCCCGTACTGCTCCTGAACAGCCGCTACGACCCCGCCACGCCCTACTCCTGGGCCCAGCACGTCTCCCGCCAAACCGGCGCCCCCTTGCTGACCTACGACGGCTGGGGCCACAGCGCGTACTTCAAGAACAGCGACTGCATGGTCTCCACCACGGACAAGTTCCTCATCGACGGCGTACTCCCCGCCCGCGGAACCCACTGCGCCGCCGTGACTCCTGGTCCGTCGAAGTCCAGAATGGACGGACCCACCTACTGA
- a CDS encoding alpha/beta hydrolase domain-containing protein, with protein sequence MSGNRTQRRLRTTILLAPLTLLLAATPALAAPAAKAPPTSAPGNGPAKITGPIPSQGKPGDPAHDYVFYSTPYDLKKAGYEEEEFFMSGTATRYNPNPTVDEQKQTATPLGTTPYTTRIVVRRPVKPAMSAGVAVVDWQNVTAGHDIDTEWGTSADYYVRNGWTWVGASVQHVGVNGATTGGTAGLGLTQWSPQRYGSLDVTNGGAVLDDSQSFDIYTQIAQLLKGRGKKNPLADLGIDRVYAGGASQSGRYLGVYYNTVQPLRHVYDGFLFALSDSSLPPREGVGTKAIRVYTENDVYRGAGVPSKTAPDSDSLRTWEIAGASHVPAYSTGTDPNDFRTTLGAIQSREFGEQAPFACANPGPSQVESWTVFHAAYDALDKWVSRGIAPRRAAPLALINPGPPADLARDSLGLAQGGIRLPDVEVPTGLNDGINSPANLDNPLSSFCVLYGTHRDFDTEQLHSLYYSTADYRQQVADVVQRLETQHFLLPEDGRTLINQAAKRKLF encoded by the coding sequence ATGTCCGGAAACCGCACTCAACGAAGACTGCGAACCACCATCCTCCTGGCACCGCTCACCCTCTTGCTCGCCGCGACGCCTGCGTTGGCCGCCCCCGCCGCGAAGGCCCCGCCGACGTCCGCTCCGGGCAACGGCCCGGCGAAGATCACCGGCCCCATCCCGTCGCAGGGCAAGCCTGGGGATCCTGCGCACGACTACGTCTTCTACTCGACTCCGTACGACCTGAAGAAGGCCGGTTACGAGGAAGAGGAGTTCTTCATGTCGGGCACCGCCACGCGGTACAACCCGAACCCGACCGTCGACGAGCAGAAGCAGACCGCCACGCCGCTGGGCACCACGCCGTACACGACCCGGATCGTGGTGCGGCGCCCGGTGAAGCCCGCGATGTCGGCCGGCGTCGCGGTGGTCGACTGGCAGAACGTGACCGCCGGGCACGACATCGACACCGAGTGGGGCACCAGCGCCGACTACTACGTCCGCAACGGCTGGACGTGGGTGGGCGCTTCGGTGCAGCACGTCGGCGTCAACGGCGCCACCACGGGCGGGACCGCCGGCCTCGGCCTCACCCAGTGGAGCCCGCAGCGCTACGGCTCGCTCGACGTCACCAACGGCGGCGCCGTGCTCGACGACTCGCAGTCGTTCGACATCTACACGCAGATCGCGCAGCTGCTCAAGGGCCGCGGCAAGAAGAACCCGCTGGCCGACCTCGGCATCGACCGCGTGTACGCCGGTGGCGCCTCGCAGTCCGGCCGCTACCTCGGCGTGTACTACAACACCGTGCAGCCCCTGCGCCACGTCTACGACGGCTTCCTGTTCGCCCTCTCCGACAGCTCCCTGCCCCCGCGCGAGGGCGTCGGCACCAAGGCCATCCGCGTCTACACCGAAAACGACGTTTATCGCGGCGCCGGCGTCCCGAGCAAAACCGCGCCCGACAGCGATTCCCTGCGCACGTGGGAAATCGCCGGCGCCTCACACGTGCCCGCCTACTCGACCGGCACCGACCCGAACGACTTCCGCACCACGCTCGGCGCCATCCAGTCCCGCGAGTTCGGCGAGCAGGCCCCCTTCGCCTGCGCCAACCCCGGCCCGAGCCAGGTCGAGTCCTGGACGGTCTTCCACGCCGCCTACGACGCGCTCGACAAGTGGGTCAGCCGCGGCATCGCGCCTCGCCGCGCTGCGCCGCTGGCCTTGATCAATCCGGGCCCACCCGCTGACCTGGCGCGCGACTCCCTGGGCCTCGCCCAGGGCGGCATCCGCCTGCCCGACGTGGAGGTTCCGACGGGCCTCAATGACGGCATCAACTCGCCCGCTAATCTCGACAACCCGCTCAGCTCGTTCTGCGTCCTCTACGGCACGCACCGGGATTTCGATACCGAGCAACTTCATTCGCTGTACTACAGCACTGCCGATTACCGGCAACAGGTCGCTGACGTCGTGCAACGGCTGGAGACCCAGCACTTCCTCCTCCCGGAGGACGGACGCACGCTGATCAACCAGGCAGCGAAGCGCAAGCTGTTCTGA
- a CDS encoding DUF6351 family protein, with protein MRNRTWRSTAVVAALAVPILLTTAATSAVAQPGGHARLAITTVSNPRPDLVSGGQVLVRITPPDARSGVRVSAGGHDVTRAFHAERDGSLLGLVTGLRDGSTDLVATAGHGDRASVRVVNHSITGPVFSGTQQKPFYCETTAFGLPPATMPLCSAPTQVTYQYKNTAGKFVALADPASRPADLATALGGVPYIVRVERGTIDRAVYEIAALASGPATPSPFTPSAGWNGKLVYTFGGGCNSGYHQGAGTGGVVNDLFLSQGYAVASSSLNVLDNNCSPIISAEAAMMVKEHFVETYGPVQHTIGWGGSGGAIQQYDIAENYPGIVDGIIPGVSFPDPITTAGPVADCRLLNRYFASAGFTDAQKLAVAGWNSYSSCLSWDATFASRATATDSCNSAIPVSVRWDPVTNPHGVICNSNEQFANQLGRDPRTGFVRNTLDNVGVQYGLDALKAGAISSAQFVSLNASIGGLDYTGKPVAARSSADPKALDALYRDDIFNSASQGLASTPIIDQRTDLDLAGAGNDIHTSEWSFVLRQRLLSANGTAASQVIIANHPTADEQAAASAYELDAMDRWLTAISRDHSGRSAAGRVIANRPHDLSDGCYLSATLRVQEKLTDPSSGQCGALYPVAENTRMAAGEGLAMDVLKCRTKPLDFGSYPVKFTSAEKATLKKTFPTGVCDYRRDGVGERKPAGVWRNYGSRA; from the coding sequence TTGAGAAACCGTACTTGGCGCTCGACCGCGGTAGTGGCCGCTCTGGCCGTGCCGATCCTCCTCACGACAGCGGCGACCTCGGCCGTCGCGCAACCGGGCGGGCATGCTCGGTTGGCCATCACAACCGTCTCCAACCCGCGGCCCGATCTGGTCAGCGGAGGCCAGGTCCTGGTCAGAATCACGCCGCCGGACGCTCGCTCCGGCGTTCGTGTCTCGGCCGGCGGCCACGACGTCACGCGGGCCTTCCACGCCGAGCGCGACGGCAGCCTGCTCGGTCTCGTCACCGGCCTGCGCGACGGCTCGACCGACCTGGTGGCGACGGCCGGCCACGGTGACCGCGCGAGCGTGCGCGTGGTGAACCACTCGATCACGGGCCCGGTGTTCTCCGGGACGCAGCAGAAGCCGTTCTACTGCGAGACCACGGCGTTCGGCTTGCCGCCGGCGACCATGCCGCTGTGCAGCGCGCCGACGCAGGTTACCTACCAGTACAAGAACACCGCCGGCAAGTTCGTGGCTCTGGCCGACCCGGCGAGCCGCCCGGCCGACCTCGCCACGGCTCTGGGCGGCGTGCCCTACATCGTTCGCGTGGAGCGGGGCACGATCGATCGCGCGGTGTACGAGATCGCGGCGCTGGCTTCCGGCCCCGCCACCCCGTCCCCCTTCACTCCTTCGGCCGGCTGGAACGGCAAACTGGTCTACACCTTCGGCGGCGGCTGCAACTCCGGCTACCACCAGGGCGCCGGCACCGGCGGTGTGGTCAACGACCTGTTCCTTTCTCAGGGCTACGCGGTCGCGTCGTCGAGCCTGAACGTGCTCGACAACAACTGCAGCCCGATCATCTCAGCCGAGGCCGCGATGATGGTGAAGGAGCACTTCGTCGAGACCTACGGCCCGGTCCAGCACACCATCGGCTGGGGCGGCTCCGGCGGTGCCATCCAGCAGTACGACATCGCCGAGAACTACCCCGGCATCGTCGACGGCATCATCCCCGGCGTGTCCTTTCCGGACCCCATCACCACGGCCGGCCCGGTGGCCGACTGCCGGCTGCTGAACCGCTACTTCGCTTCCGCTGGTTTTACTGACGCCCAGAAGCTCGCCGTGGCGGGCTGGAACTCGTACTCTTCGTGCCTTTCGTGGGACGCCACCTTCGCCAGCCGCGCGACGGCCACGGACAGCTGCAACTCCGCGATCCCCGTCTCCGTTCGGTGGGACCCGGTGACGAATCCCCATGGCGTCATCTGCAACTCCAACGAGCAGTTCGCGAACCAGCTGGGGCGCGATCCTCGCACGGGGTTCGTGCGGAACACGCTGGACAACGTGGGGGTGCAGTACGGGCTGGACGCGTTGAAGGCCGGAGCGATCTCGTCGGCGCAGTTCGTCTCCTTGAACGCCTCGATCGGCGGGCTGGACTACACGGGCAAGCCGGTGGCCGCGCGCTCGTCGGCCGACCCGAAGGCCCTGGACGCGCTGTATCGCGACGACATCTTCAACTCTGCGTCGCAGGGCTTGGCATCGACGCCGATCATCGACCAGCGCACGGACCTCGACCTGGCGGGCGCCGGAAACGACATTCACACGTCGGAGTGGTCGTTCGTGCTGCGGCAGCGGTTGCTGTCCGCGAATGGGACCGCGGCCAGCCAGGTGATCATCGCCAATCACCCGACGGCCGACGAGCAGGCGGCGGCGAGCGCGTACGAACTGGACGCGATGGACCGCTGGTTGACGGCAATCTCTCGGGATCACTCGGGGCGGAGTGCTGCTGGTCGCGTCATCGCTAACCGGCCCCACGACCTCTCGGACGGCTGCTACCTCTCGGCGACCCTGCGGGTGCAGGAGAAGCTGACCGACCCGTCGTCGGGCCAGTGTGGTGCGCTTTATCCGGTGGCGGAGAACACTCGGATGGCTGCTGGTGAGGGGCTGGCCATGGATGTGCTGAAGTGCCGGACGAAGCCGCTGGACTTCGGCTCGTACCCGGTCAAGTTCACTTCCGCCGAGAAGGCCACTCTGAAGAAGACCTTCCCCACGGGGGTTTGTGACTACCGCCGCGACGGCGTCGGCGAGCGCAAGCCCGCCGGCGTGTGGCGGAACTACGGCAGCCGCGCGTAG
- a CDS encoding ABC transporter ATP-binding protein: MSVVEDPVLLRAEGLCVSFGGLEVLRQVSLEVHAGCVLGVIGPNGAGKTTLFNTICGFVRPGSGTITFAGQALERPRPERLTRHGIARTLQGLGLFAGLTVLDNVVAGATHRSRTSLGGALLGSPWADHDERALAARAMDVLRELGIDGDAKRICAGLPYGVRKRVALARALVSQPRLLLLDEPAAGLSATEVGELADIVRGLAPATTVMLVEHHMDFVMNLCDRLVVLDFGEVIARGTPAQVRADPQVQRAYLGDPVAAVAGEGGAHA; the protein is encoded by the coding sequence GTGAGCGTGGTCGAGGATCCTGTACTCCTGCGCGCTGAGGGACTCTGTGTCTCCTTCGGCGGGCTCGAGGTACTCAGGCAGGTTTCGCTGGAGGTCCACGCCGGGTGCGTGCTCGGCGTCATCGGCCCGAACGGCGCGGGCAAGACCACGCTGTTCAACACGATCTGTGGGTTCGTGCGGCCCGGCTCCGGCACGATCACCTTCGCCGGCCAGGCCCTCGAGCGGCCCCGGCCCGAGCGGCTCACGCGCCACGGCATCGCCCGCACGTTGCAAGGACTCGGTCTGTTCGCGGGATTGACGGTGCTGGACAACGTGGTCGCGGGCGCCACGCACCGCTCGCGCACGAGCCTCGGCGGCGCGCTGCTCGGGTCACCCTGGGCCGACCACGACGAACGCGCGCTCGCCGCCCGCGCGATGGACGTGCTGCGCGAGCTCGGAATCGACGGTGACGCGAAGCGGATCTGCGCCGGGTTGCCCTACGGCGTGCGCAAACGCGTCGCCCTCGCGCGCGCCCTGGTGAGCCAGCCCCGGTTGCTGCTGCTCGACGAACCGGCGGCCGGCCTGTCGGCGACGGAGGTCGGCGAGCTGGCCGACATCGTCCGCGGCCTGGCGCCGGCGACGACCGTGATGCTGGTCGAGCACCACATGGACTTCGTGATGAACCTGTGCGACCGGCTCGTGGTGCTCGACTTCGGCGAGGTCATCGCCCGCGGCACGCCGGCGCAGGTGCGGGCCGACCCGCAGGTGCAGCGGGCTTATCTCGGCGACCCCGTAGCGGCCGTCGCGGGAGAGGGCGGTGCGCATGCTTGA
- a CDS encoding ABC transporter ATP-binding protein yields MLDVSGLVVDYGPVRALDHVDLVVEQGSITAVLGSNGAGKTTLLRALSGLHRPRDGAVQLDGHDITRLAPEDLVRLGVAHVPEGRGVIAELTVEENLRLGGLWRRDRHWLRSGTGEMYDLFPPLADRRHQRAEALSGGERQMLAIGRALMSRPELLLLDEPSLGLAPRVSARIVAVLRTLREENGLTLLLVEQNAATALSVADRAVVLHLGRKVADDTADTLAADDRVRRAYLEV; encoded by the coding sequence ATGCTTGACGTCAGCGGGCTCGTCGTGGACTACGGGCCGGTGCGGGCGCTCGACCACGTGGACCTGGTGGTGGAGCAGGGATCCATTACCGCGGTGCTGGGCTCGAACGGTGCCGGCAAGACGACGCTGCTGCGGGCACTCAGTGGTCTGCACCGCCCGCGTGACGGCGCCGTGCAGCTCGACGGCCACGACATCACGCGCCTGGCCCCGGAGGATCTCGTCCGCCTCGGTGTCGCGCACGTGCCCGAGGGCCGCGGCGTGATCGCCGAGCTGACGGTGGAGGAGAACTTGCGCCTCGGTGGCCTGTGGCGGCGCGACCGGCACTGGCTGCGCTCGGGCACCGGCGAGATGTACGACCTGTTCCCCCCGTTGGCCGACCGCCGGCACCAGCGCGCGGAAGCGCTTTCCGGTGGCGAACGTCAGATGCTCGCCATCGGCCGCGCGCTGATGAGCCGGCCCGAGCTCCTCCTGCTCGACGAACCCTCACTCGGCCTCGCACCACGGGTTTCGGCCCGGATCGTGGCCGTGCTGCGGACGCTGCGCGAGGAGAACGGCCTCACGCTGCTGCTGGTGGAGCAGAACGCGGCGACCGCGCTGTCGGTCGCCGACCGGGCCGTCGTCCTGCACCTCGGCCGCAAGGTCGCCGACGACACCGCCGACACCCTCGCGGCCGACGACCGCGTGCGCCGCGCCTACCTGGAGGTGTGA
- a CDS encoding branched-chain amino acid ABC transporter permease, translating to MGRFLDLTLAGLTSGAVYSAVALALVLIWRSTRIVNFAQGGMLMITTFIAYTIVSHGGSYWLALIVAVLSGLVLGAVVERVLVRPVEKRSPLDAVVVTFGLLVLLQGVAGMLFGGTPRSYPPAFGIAGFKVGDRQLLFAPNDLWIVLVVLAVMVVLALVFRKTNLGLRMRASAFAPEVARLLGVRVGRMLTVGWALAAAVGAIAGVLVAPSTFVSPTAFDAVLVFGFTAAVIGGLDSPPGAVVGGLALGIVLSYVAGYLGSDIVTLASLVVLIGVLMLRPQGLFGSTKGRRV from the coding sequence ATGGGCCGCTTCCTCGACCTGACCCTCGCCGGGCTCACCAGCGGGGCCGTGTATTCGGCCGTCGCGCTGGCGCTCGTGCTGATCTGGCGCTCCACGCGGATCGTGAACTTCGCGCAGGGCGGCATGCTGATGATCACCACGTTCATCGCCTACACGATCGTCTCCCACGGCGGCTCCTACTGGCTGGCGCTGATCGTGGCCGTCCTCAGTGGACTCGTGCTCGGCGCCGTGGTGGAACGCGTGCTGGTGCGGCCGGTGGAGAAACGATCGCCACTGGACGCGGTGGTGGTGACCTTCGGCCTGCTCGTGCTGCTGCAGGGCGTGGCCGGGATGCTCTTCGGCGGCACCCCGCGCTCGTACCCGCCGGCGTTCGGCATCGCCGGGTTCAAGGTGGGCGACCGGCAGCTGCTGTTCGCGCCCAACGACCTGTGGATCGTGCTCGTGGTGCTCGCCGTGATGGTGGTGCTGGCGCTGGTGTTCCGCAAGACGAATCTCGGCCTGCGCATGCGGGCCTCGGCGTTCGCGCCGGAAGTGGCGCGCCTGCTCGGCGTGCGCGTCGGGCGGATGCTCACGGTCGGCTGGGCCCTGGCGGCGGCGGTCGGCGCGATCGCCGGTGTGCTGGTCGCCCCCAGCACGTTCGTGAGCCCGACGGCGTTCGACGCGGTCCTGGTGTTCGGCTTCACCGCGGCGGTGATCGGCGGCCTCGACAGCCCGCCGGGCGCCGTCGTCGGCGGGCTCGCGCTCGGCATCGTGCTCAGCTACGTGGCCGGCTACCTCGGGTCCGACATCGTCACGCTGGCCTCGCTCGTAGTCCTCATCGGGGTGCTGATGCTGCGTCCGCAAGGGCTGTTCGGTTCGACGAAGGGAAGGCGGGTATGA
- a CDS encoding branched-chain amino acid ABC transporter permease produces the protein MTALAAAAPVRFWQRSTLVRHLTLSVLGLIVLYFVTTSLDSFANLQFAQICYTAIATAGLTVLSGLSGQISLGHGAFVAVGAYTTALLLEHLDWPLVLVLLGSVVIGGALGSLVGVAAARLRGPYLAGATLALAVGLPSLADYHGLRDLLGGANGLIVTSDPPPLSLGESFPLERWQAWICGLCLVVTLFLLANLTRSRIGRDMRLVREDEQAAALSGVHVARTQIVTFGISAAFAGLAGGLFAIVNSLAAPGAFTLSLSLSLLTAAVLGGLGSLAGAVYGAVIVTLLPNWTADLAQQADLPRAIYANIPLVLYGLVLIVVIIAFPGGIQSGVRKLGALLKARFVRPLQTRQETRR, from the coding sequence ATGACGGCGCTCGCCGCGGCGGCACCGGTCCGCTTCTGGCAGCGGTCCACGCTGGTCCGCCACCTCACGCTCTCGGTGCTGGGCCTGATCGTGCTGTACTTCGTGACGACCTCGCTCGACTCGTTCGCGAACCTGCAGTTCGCCCAGATCTGTTACACCGCCATCGCGACGGCGGGCCTGACCGTCCTTTCCGGACTGTCCGGCCAGATCTCCCTCGGCCACGGCGCGTTCGTGGCCGTCGGCGCCTACACCACGGCGTTGCTGCTCGAACACCTCGACTGGCCGCTCGTGCTCGTACTGCTCGGTTCGGTGGTCATCGGCGGCGCGCTGGGTTCGCTGGTCGGCGTGGCGGCGGCCCGGCTGCGTGGCCCGTACTTGGCGGGTGCGACCCTCGCGCTCGCCGTCGGGCTGCCGTCGCTGGCCGACTACCACGGCCTGCGCGACCTGCTCGGCGGCGCCAACGGCCTCATCGTCACCTCCGACCCGCCGCCGCTTTCCCTCGGCGAGAGCTTTCCGCTCGAACGCTGGCAGGCGTGGATCTGCGGCCTCTGCCTGGTGGTCACGTTGTTCCTGCTCGCGAACCTCACGCGCAGCCGGATCGGCCGCGACATGCGGCTGGTCCGCGAAGACGAGCAAGCTGCCGCGCTGTCGGGCGTGCACGTGGCCCGCACGCAGATCGTCACGTTCGGCATCAGCGCGGCGTTCGCGGGCCTGGCGGGCGGGCTGTTCGCGATCGTCAACAGCCTGGCCGCGCCCGGCGCGTTCACGCTCTCGCTGTCCTTGTCCCTGCTCACCGCGGCCGTACTCGGCGGGCTTGGCAGTCTCGCCGGCGCGGTGTACGGCGCGGTGATCGTGACCCTGCTGCCCAACTGGACCGCCGACCTCGCGCAACAGGCCGACCTGCCGCGCGCGATCTACGCGAACATCCCGCTCGTGCTCTACGGGCTGGTGCTGATCGTGGTGATCATCGCGTTCCCCGGCGGCATCCAGTCGGGGGTCCGCAAGCTCGGCGCCTTGCTCAAGGCTCGTTTCGTCCGTCCACTCCAGACCCGTCAGGAGACGAGAAGATGA
- a CDS encoding ABC transporter substrate-binding protein has product MTVRRPASVAVALAAVVALTATACASGDDAAESTPGITADSVTIGSTIPLTGTAAPGYSEQGPAAKAFFDYVNANGGINGRKITLKYLDDAYNPAQTVTLTKQLVLQDKVFAIVGSLGTPTHTKVVDFLNSSRVPDLFVASGCTCWDQPEKNPYTFGWQPDYTVEGKILGDYVKKNLAGKKVAYFYQDDDFGRDGMKGLDKYIDQSLVVTRQPYQPGNTDVAAQVSAIAATKADVVVLEAIPAYTALFKLTSLKLGYSPTLVASSVGADPITVSGLLENFAKQAGSSVKGQDLIEGLVTSAYLPPVDDTSNSWTALFKKIHDQYIPNVPFDGNVYYAMAYAYTFTQALARAGQNPTRQGVIDALKKGGLAGPGLVPFRYGADSHAGYTGGQIATISGGKQVSSGTPLTTDDGDGPVTPYTQPQPQAPANGIPAA; this is encoded by the coding sequence ATGACCGTACGCCGACCAGCATCCGTCGCGGTCGCCCTGGCCGCGGTGGTCGCCCTCACCGCCACCGCCTGCGCCTCGGGTGACGACGCCGCGGAGTCCACTCCCGGGATCACCGCCGACAGCGTCACCATCGGGTCCACGATTCCGCTCACGGGCACGGCCGCGCCGGGCTACAGCGAGCAGGGGCCGGCCGCGAAGGCGTTCTTCGACTACGTCAACGCCAACGGCGGCATCAACGGCCGCAAGATCACCCTCAAGTACCTCGACGACGCCTACAACCCGGCCCAGACCGTCACGCTGACCAAGCAGCTCGTGTTGCAGGACAAGGTGTTCGCGATCGTCGGCTCGCTCGGCACGCCGACGCACACGAAGGTCGTGGACTTCCTCAACTCCTCGCGCGTGCCCGACCTGTTCGTCGCGTCCGGCTGCACCTGCTGGGACCAGCCGGAGAAGAACCCCTACACGTTCGGCTGGCAGCCGGACTACACGGTGGAGGGCAAGATCCTCGGCGACTACGTGAAGAAGAACCTGGCCGGCAAGAAGGTCGCTTACTTCTACCAGGACGACGACTTCGGCCGCGACGGCATGAAGGGCCTCGACAAATACATCGACCAGAGCCTCGTCGTCACGCGTCAGCCGTACCAGCCGGGCAACACCGACGTGGCCGCGCAGGTGTCGGCGATCGCGGCGACGAAGGCCGACGTCGTGGTACTCGAGGCGATCCCGGCCTACACCGCGTTGTTCAAGCTGACTTCGCTGAAGCTCGGATACTCGCCGACGCTCGTCGCGTCCAGCGTGGGCGCCGACCCGATCACCGTGTCGGGGCTGCTGGAGAACTTCGCCAAGCAGGCGGGTTCGTCGGTGAAGGGGCAGGACCTCATCGAAGGCCTGGTCACGTCGGCCTACCTGCCGCCGGTCGACGACACGAGCAACTCGTGGACCGCGCTGTTCAAGAAGATCCACGACCAGTACATCCCGAATGTGCCTTTCGACGGCAACGTCTACTACGCCATGGCCTACGCCTACACCTTCACGCAGGCGCTCGCCCGCGCCGGGCAGAACCCGACGCGACAGGGCGTGATCGACGCGCTGAAGAAGGGCGGGCTCGCCGGGCCGGGTCTGGTGCCGTTCCGCTACGGCGCGGATTCGCACGCGGGCTACACCGGCGGGCAGATCGCGACCATCTCCGGCGGCAAGCAGGTGTCGTCCGGAACGCCGCTCACGACCGACGACGGCGACGGTCCCGTGACCCCCTACACACAACCGCAACCACAGGCTCCGGCCAACGGCATCCCCGCGGCGTGA
- a CDS encoding TetR/AcrR family transcriptional regulator, which yields MTEATGSKRAQATRAALLEAAGEVFTASGYDQASMAAIAERAGASIGSLYHHFVAKSDLYITLYNEYNRRQQHRSAKAFRTALAQGEEDALRLYISGARAYLDGCWQERKLARLFLSGNGPAGFGLLTRERFREWLTANATLVNGHTRPLSDMLVLSLTAMSTEAGREVAAAPSKAKAGQMIEEVLELMGRLYPTS from the coding sequence ATGACGGAGGCGACAGGGAGCAAGCGGGCGCAAGCAACCCGCGCGGCGCTGCTCGAGGCGGCCGGTGAGGTCTTCACCGCGTCGGGATACGACCAGGCGAGCATGGCCGCCATCGCCGAACGGGCCGGCGCCAGCATCGGCAGCCTGTACCACCACTTCGTCGCGAAGTCCGATCTCTACATCACGCTCTACAACGAGTACAACCGCCGCCAGCAGCACCGGTCCGCCAAGGCGTTCCGCACGGCGCTGGCGCAGGGCGAGGAGGACGCGCTCCGGCTATACATCTCCGGAGCGCGTGCCTACCTCGACGGGTGCTGGCAGGAGCGCAAGCTCGCCCGGCTGTTCCTGTCCGGGAACGGCCCGGCGGGCTTCGGCCTGCTCACGCGCGAGCGGTTCCGGGAGTGGCTCACGGCCAACGCCACGCTGGTCAACGGCCACACCCGGCCGCTGTCGGACATGCTCGTGCTCTCGCTCACCGCGATGTCGACGGAGGCGGGCCGCGAGGTCGCGGCCGCTCCGTCGAAGGCGAAGGCGGGGCAGATGATCGAGGAGGTCCTCGAACTGATGGGCCGGCTCTACCCCACTTCGTGA